The genomic stretch GCGCTTAGTTGTTGGCAAATTCTGCGCTGAAAGAGATGTGCTGATCCAGCAGGCTTTGCAGCTCCTTACGTTCCTGTTCATCAGCAAGCGCCCGTTTAGGCAGGATAATGGCCTGGTGGGAACTGGAATAGAGGTACCAGGCATCAGGAAGCTGGGCTACTTTGACCACAGCATTCCAGCCGAATTTGCTTTCCGCATTGCTGTCCCTGCTCACGATACCGGTGTCTGAGAATTGTACTTCCCTGCGATCCAGGATATGCTTGTTGGCAGGAAGGGCCAGCAGCTGGTCCACCCGCTTGCGGACACTTCGCCGGACAAGGAATGGTATGAGCAGGAGCATAGTGGTGGCGACAAGTATAACAGCAATCATGGTGATGAGAGGAGATTTATCCTGGCTGGTATACAGGATGAGTCCAGCCATCACAAAAAGGTATAAGAGTACCTTCATATAATACCTGTTGCGGAATTTCCGCTTATCAGGAGAAGTCCAGTTGGTGTAATAGTTGTATTTGAAATAATCTTCTCTGGTAAGGTTGTACTGCAGGACTAACATAGGGGGGTAATTGAGCCTGGAAGGGATAGGTTATACAGTTTGCCGGCCGCTGTCCGGATAACGGGCAGCCAGCCGGCAAACTATTTTATTTCTTCTTTTTAGGCGTTGCTTTTTTCGCTGCAGCTTTTTTGGGAGCTGCTTTTTTGGTGGCTTTGGCAAAGGCGTTAGGCACCTGCGATTCAATCATCTTCTTCACATCTTCCAGTGGCAGGGTAGCAGCTTCTTCAGCCGTAAATTTGGAATCATCCGACTTCCTGCCCAGCTTCAGCATTTTTTTGCCAAAGCGGATGAAAGGACCCCAGCGACCGTTCTCCAAAGCGATCTTCTCTTCCGGCCACTGCTGGATAAAGCGGTTGGCCTCTTTTTTCACTTTGGCATC from Candidatus Pseudobacter hemicellulosilyticus encodes the following:
- a CDS encoding YcxB family protein, producing MLVLQYNLTREDYFKYNYYTNWTSPDKRKFRNRYYMKVLLYLFVMAGLILYTSQDKSPLITMIAVILVATTMLLLIPFLVRRSVRKRVDQLLALPANKHILDRREVQFSDTGIVSRDSNAESKFGWNAVVKVAQLPDAWYLYSSSHQAIILPKRALADEQERKELQSLLDQHISFSAEFANN